A segment of the Vibrio aquimaris genome:
GGTGTGTGGTGATATAAATATTCTTTTATGGCCAGATCGCTGATCAAAATGGATTTAGCCTACGATCGGATAAGGATCCAATCTTTGCGTGATATGGATCATTCTGTAGATTAATCTTTGAGGTTAAGATGAACAATGGTGATTAGACAAGATTAAAGGTGTAGCTATGATTCAATGTCCCGACTGTGATGTTGAGCTAAAATGGAAGGGGAAATATCACTGTGAGCAGTGCCAAATGGATTTTGACAAACAGGCTTATTGCCCAGACTGCCAAGCTCAGCTTGAAAAGCTTTTGGCCTGCGGTGCAAGTAATTATTTTTGCAACCAGTGTAATGAGTTAAAGTCCAAATCTAAAGTGCGGTTCGTACTTGCTAAGATATAACCTTTAAGAGACTGTCGATCGAATCTCACCATCATTGAGGCGAGTCACTAGGATATCGCCTGACTTTACATCACCTGAACGAGTAACGATTTGGCCAGATTCTGTTTGGCTGATAGAGTAACCGCGCTTAAGTGTTGCTAAAGGACTAACCGTATCGAGTTTTTCACCCGCCAGTGAGAGTTGATGACGAGCTTTTAGAAGGTTTTTATCCATTGATGTGATGAGCTTTTGTTCGAGCCTTTCTAGTGCTGATCTTTGATCTTGAATATAGTGACTTGGCGTATGTAATTGCAGCTTATACTGCTGGCGTTCAATATGTTGGCTCTGCGCCGCTAGATTGCTTTGCATTGCTCTATTTAAGCGTATAAAGAGTTCGTCAAGTCGCTGGCTCTGTTGCTGAAGCTGATAAGTAGGATGTTGCCTTTCTAATCTGTGCAGCAGCCCAATGATCACTTGTTTATTTTTAGTTAAGTAGTGACTAAACCTTGCTTGTAACTTGTTGATCAAGTTATTGAGTGTTTGTAATTTATGACTGTTATCACGGCTAACCAGTTCGGCGGCTGCTGAAGGGGTCGGTGCGCGTAAATCGGCAACAAAATCACTGATGGTGACATCTACTTCGTGACCAACCGCACTTATGATTGGAATTTGACTTGCAGCTATGGTGCGGGCGACGATTTCATTGTTAAAGCACCACAAGTCTTCAAGAGACCCGCCGCCACGACCTAAAATTAATACATCACATTCATTGCGGCTGTTGGCGCATCCAATAGCTTGAGCTATTTGAATCGATGCTTCTTCACCTTGAACCATAGTTGGGTAAATCACCACTTCTAAGGAAGGATCACGGCGTTTCAGTACATCAAGAATGTCATACAGTGCTGCCCCTGTCTTTGAGGTAATGATGCCGACACGTTTAGGGTGCTCTGGTAGCGCTAGTTTAGTGCTTTGAGCAAAAAGCCCTTCAGCGGCTAACTTGAGTTTCAGTTTTTCAAACTCTTGTTGCAGACGCCCGTCGCCTTCAGGCTGCATACTTTCAATGATTAATTGATAATCGCCGCGAGGTTCATAAAGTGATAAGCGCGCCTTAACCAGTACCTGCTGACCATTTTGAGGTTTAAAGGTGACGCGCCGATTGTTACCGCGAAACATTGCACATTTAACTTGTGCGCGTGAGTCTTTGAGAGTGAGATACCAATGACCAGAAACTGGGGCAGAGAAGTTTGATATTTCGCCCACTAGCCAGACTATGCCCATTTCATTTTCGAGCAAAAGGCGAACTTCAGCATTTAAGCGTGAGACGGTGAAAATATTTTGGTTAGTCAGGGATGACACTGCTAGTCTCGTGGGCGTGAGTATGGAGATTAGCGGCAATATAATACATATCAAGGGGGGTAATGCAAGAAAAAAATAAAAAAAAATTGTAGTAAATCGATTGCGTTAGCCGTATAATCCGTCCGCAATATCTAATCCAAATGTAGTAAAGTTTTATCACTATACTGCACTCATTATGCGAAACGATGAGGTTGGATTGTCCTTTTACTCCTTTTATTGTGAGATATTGCAAATGCTAAGAATTGCCAAAGAAGCGCTGACATTCGACGATGTATTGCTAGTGCCAGCACACTCCACCGTTCTCCCAAACACAGCTGATCTTCGCACTCGGCTGACCAAAAATATTACCCTGAATATCCCAATGATCTCGGCCTCCATGGATACGGTCACTGAGGCGCGTTTAGCGATTGCGCTTGCTCAAGAGGGCGGTATTGGATTTATTCATAAAAACATGTCCATAGAGCAGCAAGCTCAGATGGTTCATCAAGTGAAGATCTTTGAAGCTGGTGTGGTGTCTCACCCTGTAACCGTTAACCCAGACGCAACCATTGCTGATGTTATCGCACTGACCGAAAAACACGGCTTTGCTGGCTTCCCCGTGGTAACAGATACTAATGAATTGGTTGGTATCATTACTGGTCGAGACGTTAGGTTTGTAACTGACTTATCTAAGAAAGTTGAAGTGGTTATGACGCCAAAAGAGCGCTTGGCTTCAGTAAGAGAAGGAGCCACTCGCGAAGAAGTGCAAGAGAAAATGCACGAAGCGCGCGTTGAAAAAGTACTGGTTGTTAACCGTGATTTCCAACTTACTGGAATGATCACGGCTAAAGATTTCCACAAAGCAGAACGTAAACCAAACGCATGTAAAGATGACCAAGGTCGTTTGCGTGTTGGTGCCGCTGTGGGCGCAGGTCCAGGTAATGAAGAGCGCGTTGCTGCATTGGTTGAAGCTGGGGTCGATGTTTTATTAATCGACTCGTCTCATGGCCACTCTGAAGGTGTACTTAATCGTATTCGAGAAACTCGAACGGCTTATCCTGATCTCGATATTATTGGTGGTAACGTTGCTACTGGCGCTGGCGCATTGGCGCTTATCGAAGCAGGTGTTAGTGCTGTTAAAGTAGGCATTGGCCCTGGCTCTATTTGTACAACGCGTATTGTAACTGGTGTAGGTGTTCCTCAAGTTACAGCGATTGCTGATGCTGCAGAAGTAGCAAATGAATATGGAATTCCTGTGATTGCTGATGGTGGTATTCGTTTTTCTGGTGATATCTGTAAAGCGATTGTGGCTGGCGCGTCATGTGTCATGGTCGGTTCTATGTTTGCGGGCACAGAAGAAGCACCTGGTGAGGTTATTCTCTACAACGGTCGTTCCTACAAGGCATATCGCGGAATGGGCTCTTTGGGTGCTATGTCTCAAGGGTCTTCGGATCGTTACTTCCAGTCGGATAATGCAGCCGATAAGCTTGTGCCTGAAGGTATCGAAGGCAGAATTGCTTATAAAGGTCGTTTGAAAGAAATTGTTCACCAACAAATGGGTGGACTACGTTCAAGCATGGGCTTAACGGGCAGTGCGACGGTTGAAGATATGCGCACTAAAGCTGAGTTCGTGCGTATCTCTGGTGCGGGAATGAAAGAGTCCCACGTGCACGATGTGCAAATTACTAAAGAAGCACCAAACTACCGTTTAGGATAATAGTCGCTGATTGGCCGTTTGAAAAATGATCAGAAAGTCGTGGTGGTGAGAGCAACCACGATTGCTTTTCAAATCTTCAAGTTGCCAAAACACAAGTAACACAACCTAAAATGTTAGCCCTAGCTTAACGAATCAATTAAGAGGCGAGTATGCTCGCCTCAGTTTTAATATAAAGCTTATAAGACTGTTCAAAATGACTAAAAATATCCATGACCAACGAATTCTGATCTTGGACTTCGGTTCCCAGTACACCCAACTTGTTGCTCGCCGCGTTCGTGAAATAGGCGTTTATTGTGAGCTGTGGAGCTGGGATGTTGATGAAGACGATATTCGTGAATTTAACCCAGATGGTATTATTCTTTCTGGTGGCCCAGAGAGCGTGACTGAAGACAACTCACCACGAGCACCTCAATATGTGTTTGATTCGGGTGTGCCTGTGCTTGGCGTTTGTTATGGGATGCAAACCATGGCCGAGCAGTTGGGCGGTAAGGTTGCTACATCTGATGAACGTGAATTTGGTTATGCTGCTGTAGAAGTTTCTGAAGAGTCCTCAATCTTTAAAGATCTTGAAGCAACTCAAGATGTTTGGATGAGCCATGGCGATAAAGTGGTCGAAATCCCAGAAGGCTTTGTTAAGGTAGGTGAGACTGAAACCTGTCCTTACGCTGCAATGGCCAATGAAGAGAAAAAATACTTTGGTGTTCAATTTCACCCAGAAGTAACCCACACCAAAAATGGCCTACAAATGCTGGAAAACTTTGTGCTTGGCGTTTGTGGTTGTGAGCGTCTTTGGACTTCAGAATCGATCATTGAAGATGCCGTTGCCCGCATTAAAGAGCAAGTAGGCAGTGACGAGGTTATTCTTGGTTTGTCTGGTGGCGTTGATTCTTCTGTTGTTGCTATGCTTGTTCACCGTGCCATCGGCGATAAGTTAACCTGTGTATTTGTTGATAATGGCTTACTGCGATTGAATGAAGGCCAACAAGTCATGGACATGTTTGGCGATAAGTTCGGCCTTAACATCATAAAAGTGGATGCAGAAGAGCGCTTTATGTCCGCACTTGAGGGTAAAGCAGATCCTGAAGATAAGCGCAAGACTATAGGTCATGTGTTTGTTGATGTCTTTGATGAGGAATCAAAGAAGCTTAAGAATGCGAAATGGTTAGCGCAAGGTACTATCTATCCGGATGTGATTGAATCTGCTGCGTCTAAGACAGGTAAAGCGCATGTAATTAAATCACACCACAATGTAGGTGGTTTACCCGACGATATGGAAATGGGGCTTGTCGAGCCACTTCGCGAGCTATTTAAAGATGAAGTACGTAAGATAGGTTTAGAACTTGGCCTCCCATATGACATGCTTTATCGTCATCCTTTCCCAGGCCCTGGCCTTGGCGTTCGAGTACTGGGTGAAGTGAAAAAAGAATACTGCGATTTGCTTCGTCGAGCCGATGCTATTTTCATTGAAGAGCTTCACGCAGCAGATTTGTATCATAAGGTTTCTCAAGCCTTTACCGTATTTCTACCTGTTCGCTCTGTCGGTGTAATGGGCGATGGCCGTAAGTACGACTGGGTTGTGTCACTACGAGCGGTAGAAACTATCGACTTTATGACCGCGCATTGGGCCCACTTGCCATACGATTTCTTGGGTAAAGTCTCTAATCGCATTATCAACGAAATTGATGGGATCTCTCGCGTGGTTTACGATATCTCGGGCAAACCACCAGCGACGATTGAGTGGGAATAACGCCAGATAATTTGTTTTTCAAAGCCAGCTTTATGCTGGCTTTCTTGTCTTTGAGCTAATTTTACTCATCTCATTAGCACTAGAGTGTTTTTGAAGCCATATTGCATTTTTTATGGCCTCAGCTCTTTTTTGCTCTTTATAACTCCAAAGCCACTCGCAACTTAAAGCTTGCTTAATGCTAGTGCAATGAATATTTGTTTGGCCTTCTCTAATCTTTTCTTGCCGTCAATGACAAGGAAAAGTGTGATGAGAAACGCAAGTTATTTAGCTGCAACCTTATGTATCTTCGCCATCTCTCCAAGCTGGGCTGTAATGAATATTCAGCCTGATCCCCTTAATCCAACGGGATACGTTATTAAACGTTCTGATATTGAAAAAGTAGAGCAAGCCAAAGCTTCCAGTCCAATGTACCAAGTTTGGTCCCAAGCGCTCAGGACAGCGCCTAATTCGATTGTTGAAGCTATCAGTCCAGGATTAAATAGTAACCCGAGTAACGTTAAGCGTGCAGAACGAGTCTTTCCTATACAGGAATGGGATTTTCTCACTCACATGGCAGCACCTGAATACAGCTATACCCGCTTTTTGCGAGCAATAGGAAAGTTTCCGGCATTTTGTGGTCAATATGCGGATAATCGGGACGCAGATGCGATTTGTAAGCGCTCTATCATCACGGCATTTGCTCATTTTGCTCAGGAAACAGGAGGACATATTGCCAAAGATAACACCTCGGATAACCCACTTGGTTTAGAAGAGTGGCAGCAAGCCTTAGTTCATGTGCGAGAGATGGGATGGTCTGAAGGTGATACTGGCTACACCACAGGGTGCGGCGAGAATAATTGGCAGAATAAAAAATGGCCGTGTGGTGTGGGGCAAGGGTATTTTGGGCGAGGAGCCAAGCAACTATCTTATCACTTTAACTATGGTGCCTTTTCTGAGGTGATGTTTGATGGTGATGCGACAGTGTTACTTAACAACCCCGGCTTAGTCGCAGATTCATGGCTTAACCTGGCTTCCGCTATCTGGTTTTTCCTCACTCCTCAAGCGCCCAAACCTGCCATGTTGCATGTGATTGATGGAACTTGGCAGCCATCTCAGCGAGAGCTGGATGCGGGTATAGGTTATGGTTTTGGCACCACAATCAATATTATTAATGGAGGAATAGAGTGCGGTGCGCAGAATAAAAATAAAGGTCAGCCAGTTAATCGAATAAAGTACTGGAGAGGCCTATCTTCTCACTATCAGATCCCTCTTAGCCCAAATGAAAAAGATACATGCTGGCAGCAAATCCCCTACGGCAGCCTTAATCTTGATGGAGCAGAGGATGTGCTTTACACCAATTGGGATGGTAATTGGAAATACTACCCTGATCGCCCTGAAGGTTATTCCTTTGAATGTGACTTAGTGGGATTTCAAACTGCGTATTCAGCACTTGTCGATGGGGATTATGAAAAGTGTGTGACTAACTTCTATCAGTCTCATACTCAGTGGCCTGAAGTTCGTATTGTTGACCAGCTCGACGACCCCGATCCAAACAAAGGAAATGAATGGAACGCCAATAAGGAATATATGGCAGGTGAAGAGGTCACTTACAAGCAAATTACCTATAAAGCAAAATGGTGGACAAAAGGAGATAGGCCAGATTTAGGTGGGCCTTGGCAAAGGTTATCAGATGGTCCCACAAATCCTAGCCCAGGTGAATTCATACCGTGGCAAGAAGGCGTTACCCAAGTGAACAATGGTGATAAGGTAACTCATCAGGGAAAATGCTTTATTGCCAAAAATGGACCTGGAGTTTGGGACACGCCTCTTGGCTCAAATTGGTTTTGGGATGAAATTCAATGCCCTTAGTTTAATTCAGGAAATATAAAGGGGTTAGCGTATTGCTAACCCCTTTTTTTAACCACTGCTTTTTATCTTAAATAATATTGTTAGGTCGAGGGTTGCTCTACTGACTTAGACTCGACCTCTGATGCAGGTTCTTTACCTGTCTTACGACGGTATTTATCTTCCCAATAATCAGCACCTTTAATGCCAAGCTTGACTGGGTTGAATGTGTATTCGGTGACACCTTGCTTCTGCTGTTCTTCATAATCATGCAACGCTTTCAACGCTGGTTTGGCCATAAAGAAAATGATCAAGATACCGACGATGTTCAGCCATGCCATTAGGCCAACACCTACATCACCCATTGCCCATGCTAAGTTGGCTGTCTTTACTGTACCGTAGAACACAACGGCTATCATCGCCACTTTCAGAATGAACATCAATCCATTAAGTTTGATGTGGCGACGGATATAGGCCACATTTGTTTCTGCGATGTAGTAATAAGCAAGAATAGTTGTGAAGGCGAAGAAGAACAGAGCAACAGCAATAAACGGCTTTCCTATACCTGGAAGCGCACTTTCAATCGCCATTTGTGTGAACATTGGGCCATTGGCTGCGATGTCGGCTGCCACGTTTTGTACTAAGAATCCTTCAGCGCCATGCACATTATACGCACCTGTTATGATGATCATAAATGCAGTTGCCGAACACACAAGCAGAGTGTCGATATAGATAGAGAATGATTGTACTAAGCCTTGCTGAGCAGGGTGATCAACGCTTGCTGCTGCCGCTGCGTGAGGCCCTGTTCCTTGGCCGGCTTCATTAGAATATACCCCACGCTTTACACCCCAACCGATGGCAGCGCCTACACCAGCCATTGGAGTAAAGGCATCGCCAATGATCATTGCAAAGACAGTAGGGACCTGTTCAATGTTGAGTAAGATAATCACAAACGCTGTGATGATGTACGCGAGTGCCATGAAAGGAACAACGATTTGGGTAAAGTTAGCAATTCGCTTCACGCCGCCGAAGATGACGAATGCAAGAATGACGGAGATGACGGTACCAGTGAAAACCTTAGCAAAACTAAAGGTGCCTATTGCTGTTTCAACCATGCCTCCTGAGCCAAACGCGCCTTCAACGGCATTGCCGATACTGTTTGATTGCACACCAGGTAGTAGAAAACCACAAGCGAATATAGTAGCGATTGCGAAAACCCATGCGTACCATTTTTGACCCATGGCTTTTTCTATATAGTAGGCAGGACCACCGCGAAACTCGCCGTTATCTTCTTCTTTATAGATTTGAGCTAGGGTTGATTCAGCATAAGCCGTAGCAGCGCCAAAAAACGCAACAACCCACATCCAAAAAACTGCACCAGGTCCGCCAAAGCCAATAGCTGCGGCAACACCTGCGATATTCCCGGTACCCACTCTTCCCGATAATGAAACCGCAAGCGCTTGGAAAGATGAAATTCCTTTAGATGAGCTTTTTCCTGAAAGAAGTAATCGCCACATCTCGCTAAAATGGCGAATTTGGACAAATCGCGTCATGATTGAGTAGAACAACCCTGCTCCCAAGCACAGATAAATCAATGCGGGGCTCCAGATAATTCCATTCAGAAAATCAACTAATGACTGCATAAGTATTTTCCCTGTTTTATTATGATTGGTGGTTTGCACTCTGGATATTAACCTTATTGTAATTTTATTGTTAAATTTTTTGTGTTCTAAAGTTGGTTTGCGTGAACTCAGACACAAAACATGACGCAAACGTTAAACCGTATAGTGTTAGGAAGTTGAGGGAAACAAAGGATATATTTTATATGATCCATATTGCTTTCTTTGGTGTCTGTTAGTTACTAATTATTGATTTTGTGCCGTTTTTAAACAGAATTTAATCTTAAAACCAGTCAAATACTTCGTGGCTAAGTCGCTTTAAATCATTGGCAATGATGTTGTTATGCTTTTTGAAAACATTTTATTAGCACTTCGGTGTTGATTAAATGTGGGAATATTCATTTATATCAGTTGTATATCGATGCAAGCTTAGCTGTTCGTGCTGTTTTATCGATGGCTGAGTAATGATCTGGGTAAGTATGTCGGCAGAGCCGCAAGCCATTGTCCAGCCCAAGGTGCCATGACCTGTGTTGGTGTAAAGGTTTTTCACTGGGGTTCTTCCTATAATAGGTGTGCCGTCTGGTGTCATAGGTCGAAGACCTGTCCAATATTCAGCTTTTGAGAGTTCCGTGCCATGAGGAAACAAGTTAGAGACAACATGGTTTAATGTTGATAGTCGTTTATTGGGAAGGGAAGAGTCAAAGCCAGCAAGTTCAGCCGTACCCGCGACACGTATGCGGTTATTAAACCGAGTGACCGCTACTTTGTGGCTTTCGTCCATAATGGTTGAGTTAGGTGCATGAGCTTCATTTATGATGGGCAAAGTGAGTGAATAGCCCTTTACGGGGTAGATGGGAAGATCTATGCCAATTTGTTTTAAAAAATGCTTTGAGTAACTGCCTAGCGCAACGACAAATTTGTCCGCGGTGAATCGGCCTTGGGAGGTTTCGATATTATCGATTTGTTGTCCCTTCAGATTTAGCTTATGGATTTCTGTATCAAATATAAAACTCACACCCGCTTTTTGAGCCAGTGCTTGAAGCTGTTGGCAAAATAAATGGCAGTCACCTGTTTGATCGTCAGGAAGATATAATCCTCCAGCCAGTTTTCCCTGCATGTGAGTGAGACCAGGTTCTTGTTTCAGACATTCTGCACTGTTTAATAACTGATAACGTGTGCCGCTTTCGTCCAGTAACAAAGTATCTTTTTCTACCGCCTTGAGCTGTTTTTCTGAGCGGAATATTTGTAGGGTACCTTTACTTCTCCCTTGGTAGTTTATTTGATACTTTTTGTTTAACTTTTCTAAACATTCTCTGCTATGAAGTGAGATTTTGAGCATGCGCGATTTATTGATGCGATATCGATCTAAGTTACATTGGGATAGCATCTTGGTTGACCACTTGAATAAATCTGGATCAAGGCTGGGTTTTATTTTCAAAGGCGCGTGTTTTTCCATCAGCCATTTTAATGCCTTAAGTGGTATACCAGGTGCGGCCCAAGGAGAGGAGTAACCGTAAGAAATTTGCCCTGCATTGGCAAAGCTGGTTTCCTGCGCTGATCGAGATTGTCTATCTATCACAGTCACATCACATCCTGATTGCTGCAAATACCACGCGCTGGTTAGGCCTATCACACCACTACCTAGAACAATGACTTTCACCGTGATTTCCTCCTTTTTATCAACCTTATCTTACTCTGAATGATTTACATTTGGTTAACAATCGAGAAGAATTAACATTACCTTATAAAAAAACTAAAACCTAAATATGAAGTCATCTTTATTGAGTGGTGTTCACCTTGTAAGTATTCTTGCCCCGCATCAAAGCTTATCGAGTGCTGCAAGCAATTTAAACATCACGACTGGTGCTGTGAGTCAGCAGTTGCAATTGGCTGAGGAACGACTCGGTTTTGAAGTGTTTGAACGTCATGCCCGAGGTATACGTTTAACTGATCTTGGGCGTAAGCTTTTAGATTCAGTTAACCCACATTTGACTGCCATTGAAGAAGCGATTGAGAAATTAAGCAAAGAGGCAAGTCGCAAACCCATCCGGCTTAAACTTACGCCTTCTCTCGCCTATAAGTGGCTAGTACCACGTCTGGATGACTTTCAAAAATCCCACCCAAATATCCAGGTGCAAGTATTTGCCGAAGGGGCGTTGGTCAATAGTAGTAGCCGTGATTTTGATATCGCAATTGATTATGGGCCAATACCCTACAAGCTCGGTGATGCAGAGCTATTGATGCAAGAATGCCTTATTCCTGTGATGAGTCCAGATTACTTCAATAAGGTATGCAAAACTCAGAATACAGGTCCCCAATTGGTGTGGGAGAGTGTTACTTTGCTCCACGATGCTATGCCTTGGCAAGGGGCACAGAAGGATCAAGAATGGCGATATTGGGCCCAAAAGCATCAACTTGAGCTGGACGTAAGTCAGGGCCATTTCTTTAACAGAACCGATATGGCCATGGCGGCTGCCGAGGCTGGTGTTGGAGTTGCTCTTGCTCGTAAAGCTCTGTTAAATGATGAAATTAAGCAGAAAAGACTGGTTGCTCCCTTACCCGCCATTGGTGCTAATGCAGGGTACTTTATTATTACTCACTGTGAAGCATCAGAGACGCAACTTTTTAAAAGTTGGCTGAAACAACAAGTGGTTATGGAATAGTGGACAAATATCATTTGCCAGAGCCTAACTCATCACTACAATTAATATTATCAATAAGCGTGCATTTACTGAGGTGCTTACAGGGCAGTTTATATGGAATCGACTCAAGGCCAATGCAGCTATCAAAATCCTGATGGCTGGTGCTGCGATCAACCGTGTGGAGAGTCCGGTCTATGTTACTGGCATGATCCAAAAGTCGATAAGAGCAAAGATGACATTAAAGACAAGGTTGAAAAGTGGGCTGCAGAAGGTAAACCTTTAGACGGATTTCAGTTGGCAAGAACAAACTTAGTAGATATTAATTTGGTAAATCGAGGTAACAAAGATGGCTATTCGTGCCGTGACGTAGATTTTTATCGTGCAGACTTAACAGACGCTCACTTTTTTGGTCTCGATTTACGGGGCTCATCTTTGATGAAAACCAAAATGGTAGGAGCGAACTTACACTGCGCTAAATTAGATAATTGCAATTTACTGGGAGCTGACCTAGAAAGAGCTAAGCTAGAAAATGTCAATTGGGGCCGTTTCATAAAGCAAGAAGAGCAAGTAAGAGAGGCGCGCAAGGCTCGCCAATACGATAAAGTTGGGCCCTTGTATCAAGAAGCGGAAGAAGTGTGTCGTAACATTCGGAAACAATGTGAAACACAGGGGCTATTTGAGATTGCTGGCGACTTCTTTAAGCGCGAAATGCGATTTAGACGCTACCAGATGCCAAGATTAAGTGCTAAGCGTGTGGTATCCAAGACCGTTGACTTGTTTTGTGGTTATGGGGAAGACCCGATGAGGGTGGTCGGATTTTCTATCTTTTTGATTTTAGTTTGCGCCTTAGCCTACTTTTTCCTCGATACAACAAGTGCACACCCGATATATGAAGAGCTAAGCGGTTGGCAATTCTATTTTTTTGAGTTCCTAAACTCGATATATTTTAGTGTGGTGACTTTCACAACACTTGGCTACGGAGATATTTCACCAGTGGGTTTTGCGAGGTTTATCGCGGCTTTTGAAGCCTTTCTTGGCAGCTTTACTATGGCATTATTTGTGGTGGTATTTGTTAAGAAAATGACGCGCTGATTTTCATTTTATTTGATGA
Coding sequences within it:
- a CDS encoding zinc ribbon domain-containing protein, which codes for MIQCPDCDVELKWKGKYHCEQCQMDFDKQAYCPDCQAQLEKLLACGASNYFCNQCNELKSKSKVRFVLAKI
- the xseA gene encoding exodeoxyribonuclease VII large subunit, producing the protein MSSLTNQNIFTVSRLNAEVRLLLENEMGIVWLVGEISNFSAPVSGHWYLTLKDSRAQVKCAMFRGNNRRVTFKPQNGQQVLVKARLSLYEPRGDYQLIIESMQPEGDGRLQQEFEKLKLKLAAEGLFAQSTKLALPEHPKRVGIITSKTGAALYDILDVLKRRDPSLEVVIYPTMVQGEEASIQIAQAIGCANSRNECDVLILGRGGGSLEDLWCFNNEIVARTIAASQIPIISAVGHEVDVTISDFVADLRAPTPSAAAELVSRDNSHKLQTLNNLINKLQARFSHYLTKNKQVIIGLLHRLERQHPTYQLQQQSQRLDELFIRLNRAMQSNLAAQSQHIERQQYKLQLHTPSHYIQDQRSALERLEQKLITSMDKNLLKARHQLSLAGEKLDTVSPLATLKRGYSISQTESGQIVTRSGDVKSGDILVTRLNDGEIRSTVS
- the guaB gene encoding IMP dehydrogenase — its product is MLRIAKEALTFDDVLLVPAHSTVLPNTADLRTRLTKNITLNIPMISASMDTVTEARLAIALAQEGGIGFIHKNMSIEQQAQMVHQVKIFEAGVVSHPVTVNPDATIADVIALTEKHGFAGFPVVTDTNELVGIITGRDVRFVTDLSKKVEVVMTPKERLASVREGATREEVQEKMHEARVEKVLVVNRDFQLTGMITAKDFHKAERKPNACKDDQGRLRVGAAVGAGPGNEERVAALVEAGVDVLLIDSSHGHSEGVLNRIRETRTAYPDLDIIGGNVATGAGALALIEAGVSAVKVGIGPGSICTTRIVTGVGVPQVTAIADAAEVANEYGIPVIADGGIRFSGDICKAIVAGASCVMVGSMFAGTEEAPGEVILYNGRSYKAYRGMGSLGAMSQGSSDRYFQSDNAADKLVPEGIEGRIAYKGRLKEIVHQQMGGLRSSMGLTGSATVEDMRTKAEFVRISGAGMKESHVHDVQITKEAPNYRLG
- the guaA gene encoding glutamine-hydrolyzing GMP synthase translates to MTKNIHDQRILILDFGSQYTQLVARRVREIGVYCELWSWDVDEDDIREFNPDGIILSGGPESVTEDNSPRAPQYVFDSGVPVLGVCYGMQTMAEQLGGKVATSDEREFGYAAVEVSEESSIFKDLEATQDVWMSHGDKVVEIPEGFVKVGETETCPYAAMANEEKKYFGVQFHPEVTHTKNGLQMLENFVLGVCGCERLWTSESIIEDAVARIKEQVGSDEVILGLSGGVDSSVVAMLVHRAIGDKLTCVFVDNGLLRLNEGQQVMDMFGDKFGLNIIKVDAEERFMSALEGKADPEDKRKTIGHVFVDVFDEESKKLKNAKWLAQGTIYPDVIESAASKTGKAHVIKSHHNVGGLPDDMEMGLVEPLRELFKDEVRKIGLELGLPYDMLYRHPFPGPGLGVRVLGEVKKEYCDLLRRADAIFIEELHAADLYHKVSQAFTVFLPVRSVGVMGDGRKYDWVVSLRAVETIDFMTAHWAHLPYDFLGKVSNRIINEIDGISRVVYDISGKPPATIEWE
- a CDS encoding chitinase encodes the protein MRNASYLAATLCIFAISPSWAVMNIQPDPLNPTGYVIKRSDIEKVEQAKASSPMYQVWSQALRTAPNSIVEAISPGLNSNPSNVKRAERVFPIQEWDFLTHMAAPEYSYTRFLRAIGKFPAFCGQYADNRDADAICKRSIITAFAHFAQETGGHIAKDNTSDNPLGLEEWQQALVHVREMGWSEGDTGYTTGCGENNWQNKKWPCGVGQGYFGRGAKQLSYHFNYGAFSEVMFDGDATVLLNNPGLVADSWLNLASAIWFFLTPQAPKPAMLHVIDGTWQPSQRELDAGIGYGFGTTINIINGGIECGAQNKNKGQPVNRIKYWRGLSSHYQIPLSPNEKDTCWQQIPYGSLNLDGAEDVLYTNWDGNWKYYPDRPEGYSFECDLVGFQTAYSALVDGDYEKCVTNFYQSHTQWPEVRIVDQLDDPDPNKGNEWNANKEYMAGEEVTYKQITYKAKWWTKGDRPDLGGPWQRLSDGPTNPSPGEFIPWQEGVTQVNNGDKVTHQGKCFIAKNGPGVWDTPLGSNWFWDEIQCP
- a CDS encoding alanine/glycine:cation symporter family protein, whose translation is MQSLVDFLNGIIWSPALIYLCLGAGLFYSIMTRFVQIRHFSEMWRLLLSGKSSSKGISSFQALAVSLSGRVGTGNIAGVAAAIGFGGPGAVFWMWVVAFFGAATAYAESTLAQIYKEEDNGEFRGGPAYYIEKAMGQKWYAWVFAIATIFACGFLLPGVQSNSIGNAVEGAFGSGGMVETAIGTFSFAKVFTGTVISVILAFVIFGGVKRIANFTQIVVPFMALAYIITAFVIILLNIEQVPTVFAMIIGDAFTPMAGVGAAIGWGVKRGVYSNEAGQGTGPHAAAAASVDHPAQQGLVQSFSIYIDTLLVCSATAFMIIITGAYNVHGAEGFLVQNVAADIAANGPMFTQMAIESALPGIGKPFIAVALFFFAFTTILAYYYIAETNVAYIRRHIKLNGLMFILKVAMIAVVFYGTVKTANLAWAMGDVGVGLMAWLNIVGILIIFFMAKPALKALHDYEEQQKQGVTEYTFNPVKLGIKGADYWEDKYRRKTGKEPASEVESKSVEQPST
- a CDS encoding D-amino acid dehydrogenase, with product MKVIVLGSGVIGLTSAWYLQQSGCDVTVIDRQSRSAQETSFANAGQISYGYSSPWAAPGIPLKALKWLMEKHAPLKIKPSLDPDLFKWSTKMLSQCNLDRYRINKSRMLKISLHSRECLEKLNKKYQINYQGRSKGTLQIFRSEKQLKAVEKDTLLLDESGTRYQLLNSAECLKQEPGLTHMQGKLAGGLYLPDDQTGDCHLFCQQLQALAQKAGVSFIFDTEIHKLNLKGQQIDNIETSQGRFTADKFVVALGSYSKHFLKQIGIDLPIYPVKGYSLTLPIINEAHAPNSTIMDESHKVAVTRFNNRIRVAGTAELAGFDSSLPNKRLSTLNHVVSNLFPHGTELSKAEYWTGLRPMTPDGTPIIGRTPVKNLYTNTGHGTLGWTMACGSADILTQIITQPSIKQHEQLSLHRYTTDINEYSHI